Within Bacillota bacterium, the genomic segment ATTATGGCCTTCAAAGGCAGCAGTAAGAAGGACTGGGAAGAATGGCGGGAAAAGGCATATCCCAAGTTTATGGAATTATTGGGGGAGTTCCCAAAAAAGGTTGACCTTGAGGCTGAAGTTGAATACTCGGTAGAAGAAGGTGACTTGATAAGGGAGAGAGTAGTTTTTAATTCAGAAGAGTATATGTCTGTGCCATGCCAGGTACTTTATCCTAAAAATATGAAAAAAGACAGGTCAAATCCGGCTATAATTTGCAGCCATGGACATGGTGCATATGGAAAGGACCCTGTTGCAGGGATAAGATCCTCTCCGGGGCATATCAGCGACATAAATAATATGAACTATAATTACGGCGAGCAAATGGCAAAAGCCGGATTTTTGACAATTTCACCTGATCTAAGGGTCTTTGGTGAAAGGCGTGACGGATTTGATCCATTTCCTGGACGAGACCCATGTAACATAAACTTTATCAAAGGGGTTATACTGGGTATTTACACTTTAACCCTGAACATCTGGGACATAAAGTGCTGTGTGGACTATCTTGAAACAAGAGAAGAGGTGGACCCTGAAAGGATAGGGATGATGGGCCTAAGCCAGGGAGGTACCATGACTACATTTGCTACTGCAGCAGAAAGCAGGATTAAAGCGGCAGACATAATAGGCTATGTGAACCCCTGGTCCGGATTTGGAATTGCAAGGGCAAATTTCTGTGGATCACAAATACTGCCGGATATTTATAAATATTTCGATACTGATGAAATTGCAGGCCTTATAGCGCCCAGGCCACTGTTACTAGAAATGGGAATATATGACAATTGCTTTTACATACAGGATATGCTGAAAGGGTATGAGGGGGTAAAAGAAATATATAAAGCAGCAGGAGTTGAAGATAAACTCTGGGCCGATATTCATCCGGGGCCTCATGCTTTTGCCGGGAATAAAGCCTTTGAGTTTTTTAAGAAATATTTATAAGAATGCAATAATGCTGTTTATTTACTGTAATAATGAATGATATGCTTGATAGCCTTACTGTGGAGAAGGTGAAGACATTTATAAAAGCATGTAAATATGTTAAAACAATGTTGAATGAAGGTGCAAGCAGGGAACAGGTGGGTGAGATGGTATCTCTTTTTATCTTTTTATGGCATTGATAAAATCATCTACATCGTATACAAATCCAAACATTATTGCTACCCACCAGAGAGCCATTTCCTTACCCCACTGATGCCTTGCGGATTCTTTGTTTTCTACAGCAGTAACAGCCTGACGTATAGCTGAACACATTACGCCATGCTGCATCGTTTCAAACATTCCGCATTCTTTAGAGTCTCTATTACCTCCTTCAAACTTGCCGTTCCTGAGAAGAGCTTATAACGACAGTGATTTTTCCCCCCTGAAGTAAAAACATATGACAAAGGCCATGGTTGAAGTGAAATACGGGCAATACGAGTTAGCGACAAGCTTAAGGGATATACGGAGTTTCCGTATGTAGAAAGGGTTTTCACAATTGAGAGGACAAGAATCATCAATAAAACAGGGAAAAAAAGCGTTGTAAAAGAATTATTTATAACCAACCTGCCAAAAAAAAAGAAAAGCAGACGAAAAGACGCTTCTAGAGATAGTGCGAGGGCATTGGACAATAGAGAACAAAGTGCATTATGTAAGAGATATGGCATTTGATGAGGATCGCTCTCAGAT encodes:
- a CDS encoding acetylxylan esterase — protein: MAERNFSMKEYWMQRVKNWEPIMAFKGSSKKDWEEWREKAYPKFMELLGEFPKKVDLEAEVEYSVEEGDLIRERVVFNSEEYMSVPCQVLYPKNMKKDRSNPAIICSHGHGAYGKDPVAGIRSSPGHISDINNMNYNYGEQMAKAGFLTISPDLRVFGERRDGFDPFPGRDPCNINFIKGVILGIYTLTLNIWDIKCCVDYLETREEVDPERIGMMGLSQGGTMTTFATAAESRIKAADIIGYVNPWSGFGIARANFCGSQILPDIYKYFDTDEIAGLIAPRPLLLEMGIYDNCFYIQDMLKGYEGVKEIYKAAGVEDKLWADIHPGPHAFAGNKAFEFFKKYL